Proteins co-encoded in one bacterium genomic window:
- a CDS encoding sigma 54-interacting transcriptional regulator: MPENREQDRRCAVLCGMDPSLSGPLTVALHALDWPRVDAVSLGEALARPWNPAEAALADTRAGGVKVVADLLRVLPEGVQVAVLALREELPELMRLPGGARVVAAVRTGTEPGNTERLTRLLRLPAPDVSAEEARPDSPALDSAQRVELLQERLQRKDFEIRILIEACEKISSSLQVGEVVRFIQESARRMMNAESSSVILVDSSGLNLYIATSTGDKEERVKGLRFPVDKGIAGWVFGHGRPLVVNDVGRDMRFYPQIDQLSGFRTRAIAAAPMILRGRIIGVVEVLNQAEARGFPDDRIELFCTFANLAALALDNAISFDTLSQNYHLLLNEQMRHDGLEQSENEAMRRVYELCRQVAPLESTVLLQGDSGTGKELLADLIHRLSGRSDKPMIKVNIAALPENLVESELFGHEKGSFTGALARATGKFEQADRGTIFLDEIGELRPDVQVKLLRFLQEHTFERIGGKATLKVDVRIIAATNRELRKAVAEGQFRKDLFYRLNVVPVFVPLLRERREDIPPLVDFFIRKFNGELNRKVSGIDPEALACLSAYPWPGNIRELENIIERILVMKSSGVIRIEDIPAEISTPALQPAEPTAAAETAAAQMTGRGMWEVERELIERTLRENAFNQSRTARILGISLNQLRYRIGKFRIEVRK; this comes from the coding sequence ATGCCCGAGAACAGGGAACAGGACAGACGCTGCGCCGTGCTGTGCGGAATGGACCCGAGCCTGTCCGGGCCGCTGACCGTGGCGCTGCATGCGCTCGACTGGCCCCGGGTGGACGCTGTCAGTCTGGGCGAGGCCCTGGCGCGCCCCTGGAACCCGGCCGAGGCGGCCCTGGCCGACACTCGGGCTGGCGGCGTGAAAGTGGTGGCCGACCTTCTGCGGGTGCTGCCCGAGGGGGTGCAGGTGGCGGTGCTGGCCCTGCGGGAGGAGCTGCCCGAGCTGATGCGCCTTCCAGGCGGTGCCAGGGTGGTGGCCGCGGTTCGCACCGGGACCGAGCCGGGCAACACCGAGCGCCTGACCCGTCTGCTACGCCTGCCCGCGCCCGACGTCTCAGCGGAGGAGGCCCGGCCGGACAGCCCGGCCCTGGACAGCGCCCAGCGGGTGGAGCTCCTGCAGGAGCGCCTTCAGCGCAAGGATTTCGAAATCCGTATCCTGATCGAGGCCTGTGAAAAGATCTCCTCCAGCCTCCAGGTGGGCGAGGTGGTGCGGTTCATCCAGGAATCCGCGCGCCGGATGATGAACGCAGAGAGCAGCTCGGTGATCCTGGTCGATTCCTCGGGCCTGAACCTCTACATCGCCACCTCGACCGGGGACAAGGAGGAACGGGTCAAGGGCCTGCGTTTCCCGGTGGACAAGGGCATTGCCGGCTGGGTGTTCGGCCACGGCCGTCCGCTGGTGGTCAACGACGTGGGCCGGGACATGCGCTTCTATCCCCAGATCGACCAGCTCTCGGGTTTCCGCACCCGTGCCATCGCCGCCGCTCCGATGATCCTGCGCGGACGGATAATCGGGGTGGTCGAGGTGCTCAACCAGGCCGAGGCCCGCGGTTTCCCGGATGACCGGATCGAGCTGTTCTGCACTTTCGCCAACCTGGCCGCCCTGGCCCTGGACAACGCGATCAGCTTCGACACCCTGAGCCAGAACTACCACCTCCTGCTGAACGAGCAGATGCGCCACGACGGCCTTGAGCAGAGCGAGAACGAGGCGATGCGACGGGTCTACGAACTCTGCCGCCAGGTGGCGCCCCTGGAGAGCACGGTGCTGCTGCAGGGTGACAGCGGCACGGGCAAGGAGCTGCTGGCCGACCTGATCCACCGTCTGAGCGGCCGCAGCGACAAGCCGATGATCAAGGTCAACATCGCCGCCCTGCCCGAAAACCTGGTGGAAAGCGAGCTGTTCGGGCACGAGAAAGGCTCGTTCACCGGGGCGCTGGCCCGTGCGACCGGCAAGTTCGAACAGGCTGACCGCGGGACCATTTTCCTGGACGAGATCGGCGAGCTGCGTCCCGATGTGCAGGTCAAGCTGCTGCGGTTCCTGCAGGAGCACACTTTCGAGCGTATCGGCGGCAAGGCGACGCTCAAGGTGGATGTGCGGATCATCGCCGCCACGAACAGGGAACTGCGCAAGGCGGTGGCCGAGGGCCAGTTCCGCAAGGACCTTTTCTACCGTCTGAACGTGGTGCCGGTGTTCGTACCGCTGCTGCGCGAGCGGCGCGAGGACATCCCCCCGCTGGTGGACTTTTTCATCCGCAAGTTCAACGGCGAGCTGAACCGCAAGGTGAGCGGGATCGACCCGGAGGCCCTGGCCTGCCTGAGCGCCTACCCCTGGCCTGGCAACATCCGTGAGCTGGAAAATATAATCGAGCGTATCCTGGTGATGAAAAGCTCCGGGGTGATCCGGATCGAGGATATCCCGGCCGAGATCTCCACGCCCGCCCTGCAGCCGGCCGAGCCCACCGCAGCCGCCGAAACCGCTGCCGCCCAGATGACCGGCCGCGGAATGTGGGAGGTGGAGCGCGAGCTGATCGAGCGCACCCTGCGCGAGAACGCCTTCAACCAGTCACGCACCGCCCGCATTCTGGGGATCAGCCTGAACCAGTTGCGCTACCGGATCGGCAAGTTCCGCATCGAGGTCCGCAAATAG